From a region of the Chiloscyllium punctatum isolate Juve2018m chromosome 1, sChiPun1.3, whole genome shotgun sequence genome:
- the pdgfrl gene encoding platelet-derived growth factor receptor-like protein isoform X2, which produces MKFYVVLLFVFFCELLLQMGDCQRKEKRIAQRNEKNKQKAVGQNKIRVIHKKFKLKSRKPRKERVFLDKDLKPTFIMTQVLDKGHFQKPAETLILASGQPIELRCKGNNIGWTYPPYLNSSNHSRFSIVQQQKYSQLTVTNTRAADTGEYSCWVILCDGLECSKDDLRMGKTYIFVADASELFVPSTNYFDIIYLRSEGPSVIPCRVSTPLANVTLHREIPPQELPVDGSVISYDAKQGFVIHKPSLKQKGVVYCMARLQGIPQISSNYLLLYTEASSASPSTSIAASSNAVAGGDQVNVTCTVVGDPDMQVNFTWKYPGQMKGR; this is translated from the exons ATGAAGTTTTATGTCGTTTTGCTGTTTGTGTTTTTCTGCGAATTACTTTTACAGATGG GGGATTGTCAAAGGAAGGAGAAAAGGATCGCACAACGGaatgaaaaaaataaacaaaaagcaGTTGGACAGAATAAAATCAGAGTAATACATAAGAAATTTAAACTAAAAAGTCGAAAACCGAGAAAGGAGAGGGTGTTCCTAGACAAAGACTTAAAGCCAACCTTCATCATGACACAGGTTTTAGATAAAGGCCACTTCCAGAAACCAGCAGAGACATTAATCCTCGCCTCAGGGCAACCTATTGAGCTGCGTTGTAAAGGGAATAATATCGGCTGGACGTATCCACCTTACCTCAACAGCTCAAACCACTCCAGGTTCAG TATTGTACAGCAGCAAAAGTACAGCCAACTAACAGTTACCAATACAAGAGCTGCAGACACCGGAGAATACAGCTGCTGGGTGATACTCTGTGATGGGCTGGAGTGTAGCAAAGATGACCTGAGAATGGGCAAAACATATATCTTTGTGGCAG ATGCATCTGAATTATTTGTGCCATCAACCAATTACTTTGATATTATCTACCTTCGGTCTGAAGGACCTTCAGTGATCCCTTGTCGTGTGAGCACACCTTTGGCTAATGTCACACTGCATCGAGAAATCCCTCCTCAAGAGCTTCCTGTTGATGGATCAGTTATTAGTTATGATGCAAAACAAGGATTTGTTATTCATAAACCTAGTCTTAAGCAGAAGGGGGTTGTGTACTGCATGGCAAGActacagggaattccacagatatcAAGCAATTACCTTCTTTTGTACACCGAAG CTTCCAGTGCCTCTCCATCTACAAGTATTGCAGCTTCATCGAATGCAGTAGCTGGTGGTGATCAGGTTAATGTGACATGTACAGTGGTAGGAGACCCAGATATGCAGGTGAACTTCACTTGGAAATATCCTGGACA GATGAAAGGCCGGTGA
- the pdgfrl gene encoding platelet-derived growth factor receptor-like protein isoform X1: MKFYVVLLFVFFCELLLQMGDCQRKEKRIAQRNEKNKQKAVGQNKIRVIHKKFKLKSRKPRKERVFLDKDLKPTFIMTQVLDKGHFQKPAETLILASGQPIELRCKGNNIGWTYPPYLNSSNHSRFSIVQQQKYSQLTVTNTRAADTGEYSCWVILCDGLECSKDDLRMGKTYIFVADASELFVPSTNYFDIIYLRSEGPSVIPCRVSTPLANVTLHREIPPQELPVDGSVISYDAKQGFVIHKPSLKQKGVVYCMARLQGIPQISSNYLLLYTEASSASPSTSIAASSNAVAGGDQVNVTCTVVGDPDMQVNFTWKYPGQWDERPVILTEKWRLIDRNNGHTVRLSKSMLYIDDIETIDEGNYICIARNLIGETIVATQLYFY; the protein is encoded by the exons ATGAAGTTTTATGTCGTTTTGCTGTTTGTGTTTTTCTGCGAATTACTTTTACAGATGG GGGATTGTCAAAGGAAGGAGAAAAGGATCGCACAACGGaatgaaaaaaataaacaaaaagcaGTTGGACAGAATAAAATCAGAGTAATACATAAGAAATTTAAACTAAAAAGTCGAAAACCGAGAAAGGAGAGGGTGTTCCTAGACAAAGACTTAAAGCCAACCTTCATCATGACACAGGTTTTAGATAAAGGCCACTTCCAGAAACCAGCAGAGACATTAATCCTCGCCTCAGGGCAACCTATTGAGCTGCGTTGTAAAGGGAATAATATCGGCTGGACGTATCCACCTTACCTCAACAGCTCAAACCACTCCAGGTTCAG TATTGTACAGCAGCAAAAGTACAGCCAACTAACAGTTACCAATACAAGAGCTGCAGACACCGGAGAATACAGCTGCTGGGTGATACTCTGTGATGGGCTGGAGTGTAGCAAAGATGACCTGAGAATGGGCAAAACATATATCTTTGTGGCAG ATGCATCTGAATTATTTGTGCCATCAACCAATTACTTTGATATTATCTACCTTCGGTCTGAAGGACCTTCAGTGATCCCTTGTCGTGTGAGCACACCTTTGGCTAATGTCACACTGCATCGAGAAATCCCTCCTCAAGAGCTTCCTGTTGATGGATCAGTTATTAGTTATGATGCAAAACAAGGATTTGTTATTCATAAACCTAGTCTTAAGCAGAAGGGGGTTGTGTACTGCATGGCAAGActacagggaattccacagatatcAAGCAATTACCTTCTTTTGTACACCGAAG CTTCCAGTGCCTCTCCATCTACAAGTATTGCAGCTTCATCGAATGCAGTAGCTGGTGGTGATCAGGTTAATGTGACATGTACAGTGGTAGGAGACCCAGATATGCAGGTGAACTTCACTTGGAAATATCCTGGACAGTGG GATGAAAGGCCGGTGATCCTCACAGAAAAATGGAGATTAATAGATCGGAACAATGGACACACCGTCAGACTATCAAAGAGTATGCTATACATTGATGATATCGAAACCATTGATGAAGGGAATTACATCTGTATTGCTCGAAATTTAATAGGAGAAACTATAGTGGCTACTCAACTATATTTTTACTAA